The region CACCCGCTCCTTAGCCAACTCCGGTGACAACAGCTCAAAGCAGAGAAGCATGTCGGATGGGGATACAGTGTCCAGCGAGTGGGAGGGCAGGAACATGCGATGAAAGCGATTCTTAATCACCTGGGAACGGAGAACACACAGGTCCCAGGTGAGAATGATCCTTTCCCTAGCCCTGCCCCAAAGCACAAGAAGGCTCGGCCCTGATTTCGGGCCCATGGGGACAAAAGTGGGGTTCATAGCCCAAAAGAGGCACACACTTCTGCCCAATGGAATAAGGAACCTGGCCTATCAGAGAGCCAGAAAAACAGGCCCAAGGCagggatcaatcacaccagttcTCTATGCTGAGGGCCTCTATCCTGCTAGCAGGGCCTTGCTGGGACTGCAACATGGTTATCATTGAGGGGCCACATTCGAGGAGCCTCTTCCCCACCTTTAACCCCTGAGAAAAAGGGTACTACCAGGCTAGAGGCTAGGAGCCTTTGGCGAGGGCCAGCACATAGATCTGGGATAATATGAGGGACCAATAGGATGAAGGGAGGACCACAGCAGGTAGAGGAACAGTCCCGCGGTTCAAGTTCTTTGTCTAAAGAGGGAAAAGCAGCTGGAGGCCACcacagaaaagggaaaaaaccCTGACAACAGCTGGGAGCTGAGGGCACCTCTGCTGCACAAATGCCTGGTTCCAACCATGCCGCAACCAAGGACGCACTGCCTATTTCGTGCAGTCCGTAAACTCTCATGTGTATACGTACAGATGCCAGAGACTGTGTACACGTGCCTGTATGCTGTAAGTACACACGAGAGTCAAAGAAATGTACCTCAGCCAGACGCAGGTTCTCAGGCTTTACATGGACACTCTGAGAGAGGGAGTCCAACACTTCACTCGCGCTGGAGTTCTCCTTGCTGACACTCACCAGGAACTGTGGTGACAAGGGCAGGGtcagtgggggtggagggggcaggTTCCCTGGGACAGTCCAGAGAATGGGGGCTTACTCCTCACCTTGATGGGCTTGCTGTGGGGCTCCCGGGCAAAATAGAAGATGGGGAGAACCTTTTGCTTCTGTGGCAATGGTACCGGCAGGTAGAGAAATGGGTCAAAAGTGATGGAGACCTGCAGATGCACAGTGGTGGCAGTGGGTGGCCGCACAGGGAGTAGGCAGCAAGGCCCTCACAGCCAACCAGCAAACTCTCAGGCTTGAGAAGATGGACCAGGATGGCTCACTGCCCTCCCGAAGAGAGCGATCCCTCTTTCCAGCATTTGAGGCTCTGCTCAACCTGTCACTTTACCAATTTTCCCCTTGCCTACACCCCATGTGTCCTTCCAATCTTACTCATATCCTTGCCACACCTTATACCTGTGTTTGGGCCTGAATATCCCTTTTACCTCATCCGGGAAACATATCCTGCCTGACCTCTTCAGCCCCCACAGGAGCCTAAGGTTGCAGAGCCAGCTTCCTTGCCCATACGTTGCCAAGAAACATCTAAAGATGCTGAACCCAATCAGACCAGGCTAGCTGGGCCAGGCCAGCAGGCCTTTTTCCAGGGGTCCCTCTCTCCCAAGGAGCCCGTCACACCTTGGTGCACACAGGACACACCAGCTTCGATTTGTACTGGCCCTGAAATAGGTCTACGATGAAAGAGTCGTTCCTCATCTTGTGACGCTGCCACGCTTCCTCAGCCACCACCTGAGGGCGAGAGTGGTGAGGACCGAGAAGACCTGAGGGCTGGTGTATGCATGAGGCATACTCACCCTCTGCCCCCTACCCTGACCTCATCGGGCCGCCCATCTGAGTCCACAGTCTCTGTGTAGGGCTTGTTCTGGATGCGGTTCAGATCCTCATGTAGCCCATCTAGCAGGAAAGCCATGAACTCCTGGGCATCGTGCTGCGCGTAGCCTGTGAACTGGCTGGCCTTGCTCGCCACAATGGCCTGGATGCAAAGGCCAAGATGTGAGCACAGAGCCTTAGTACCCACCGTGCACCCAGCTGGTTGACCCTCCCCGCCTCCTCCAGCCAAGAGTGGGAGTAGCTGCAGATCACCTTCAACTTGGAAGGCTGAAAGGCATGGTGGGTGCCCTTCCACAGTGCCCGCAGCAGCACCGCAAAGCCGATGGCAAGCCGCCCACCAGTCCCCAGTGGGTTGTTGTAGTTGATCTCAGCCTCAAAGGAGCGGTCtaggaacagcagtcaagaagagGTGTGAACAGGGGAAGGCACCCCTCTGCCCGCTCCCCCAGGCTTCAGGCCCTGCCCTCACCGTGGAAGAAGTCCCGCAGCTCCCGTGTGTTGGACAGAGACTGGATGACGCTGTTCATGAAGCAAGTGTTGCCTAGATTGACAAGGCCAGTGAAGCCTGGCAGACAcaccttcttttcttcttcctcctcttcctccacacTGTCTCCACTCACAGGACTGTGTGGCATTGGGGGCACCATGCATGTGGGCTTAGGCTGTGCGGGCAACGGGGGTATGAGAGAGTAGCCCTGAGGCTTCCTGGCCTCAGTCCTTGGTTTTCCCTACCCCAGGATTCTCACCGAGGCCAGGTGTGGCTCTGGCTTTGGGGCTACATGTTCCACGGGATTGCGGGCTGCCACACCATCCAGCCCCGTGTCCTCAGTTCGAGCCTTGGGTTTCTCCTTCTCCACAGCCCGGGCTTCCTCCTGACCTGTCAGTGGATGGGGAGCACCGCCTGGTGGGGTTGAATCCAGAGGGGTTGGACCTGTCGGCACGgcaacctttgcaccacccactGCACCTTAAAAAGGGGGAATGAGGGGGCTGGTGGTTAGCAGCATGTAGGGACCTGGCCGTGCAGGGCTGGGGAATGAAGGGAGCTCGTGTGCAGACCTCGTGCAGCTGGGGCCTCCAGGCCCCCCCAGCGCTGACTCTGCCGCTTACGGAGGCAGATGTCGATGCGAGAGGCCGTGAAACAGAAGGTGCACTGCTCTGGTTCAATCAGGTTCCTACGGGAAAAAGCTAAACTCAGGGACTTAGGTGGAGCAGGTATTGGGCTAGACAGGCCAGGGAGATGGAGCCCAGGATGGAACACAGGGGTGGGGCCGGGCACCACCCACCTGAGCTTCACCTGCCAGCGGAAGATGGTGTGGGGCCCGCAGCCCGTGTGCAGCCTCAGGAAGTTTCCATCCCTACAGGGGCAGAGCAGGGGCAGGGCAGGAGGAAAGGCATGAGATACGCTGTTCAACCTGAGGCACACTGCTTGTCCCGTCTCCTGCCCACCCACTCACCTGGTCTGGAAGATAAGTGTGAAGTCCTGCTCGCGGAAAAGCACTCGAGAAGTGTCCCTGCAGATCTCCTTCACGTACACATGAACCACCACTGAGTCTGGCCCCTTCTCATACGAGTCATTCTTGACAAATGCCAGGCTCACCATGGACTCAGGGTCTGTGTTGGGACCATGGGGCCACCCAAGACAAGTTCTAGTCTATTGCTATACTACTCCCTACCTGCCCACCAACTTTGCAACCCAGCCTGAGGCTCTGCCTGCTCACCCCTGGACCCACCTTTACCATCCACCAAGGTTACATCATCTGCTGCCACTGCCACCTCCTCCCTGGAGCAGTCACTTTTCCCAGTGTCTCTGCTCCGGGCTGTTGCTGGGGAGACTGGGTCATTCCTGGGGGATACTGCCTTCTCTCCTGCCAAAAGGGCTAGACTCTCTTCTGAGTCCAGAAGGCAGGTCTGGTTCAGCAGTGGTACTCGGAGCTGTTCCTCAGCCCCAGCCTATTCATAGAGAGATTGTGGGCAGGATCAGCCCTGTGTCTGGCAGGTGGACCCCGCTATAGTCCATGGCCTCTCCCCCAAACTCCCAACTCCCAGCCAAAGACCCCGCCCTTACCTGGGTGGCTGGCTCAGCCAGGAAGGGTGGGGCATCGCCCCGGGGTCCAGGACCATCCCTGGGCGCTTCCCCCTCGGGCCCTCTGCGGAGATGCACAGCCCTCTTGGCACTGGGCCCTGCCTGGGTCCCGGGGCCAGCCCCCGCGCCTACCTCGCCACGGCCCTGGGCCCGTTTCTGGTTCCGGGCTTCCTGCTTGGCCCGGTGGGGCTCAGGACCTGGCTCCAGGGCAACAGGAGACAGCTCCTGCCCATTCTCCTGGCACCACAGCCCTGGCACCAGCTCCTGGGTCCCTAGAGGTTTCTTCTGTCAAAGATACAGCAGTCAGGCCCTGCTCACTCTGAACATCCCCACCCTATCATGCCCCAGAACTCACCAGGAGAGAGGGCCACGTAAGCAGAGGCACCTTCTTGGGCAGCGCTAGCTGCAGGAGACCACCCTTGCGGGCCTGCACTTTGGTGCAAGAACTTTCGATCTCAGCGTAGAAGACACCACCCCACTGCCGACCATCTGGAGATGGAGTGGGGGCAATGAACTGGGGCAGGGGATATGAAGGGACTCAAATGTATCTCTGGGCTCTGAGGTCAGGACAGATGGACACACCTGGAAGCCTCACCACACAGTCAGTGTCTGTGAATGCAGCATCCACCTCTTCTAGCCGCAGAGCACCCGCTCCCACACGCAGCTTAACAATCACCTCGTCTGCATTCTGCTTCCAATCAAGCAACAACTCTGTAAGGAGTATGGCAAAAACATCATGAGGGTCTCCACCAGCTCCTGAAAGGGATAAGCAGGTACAACAGACCCAGCCCTAACAGGACTGCTCCAGAACAGAGTTACACCTCCTGAGTTCCCTCCCCTCTACTAGTGCCCCTTTTGGGCCCATTCATTACTCACCCTCTTTGGTCTGCTCCTCCCGAGGACTGGACACTGACTCCGACAACAAAGGAAAGAACAAGGAGACCATGATGGGGAGGCAGTCTCCAAGGCACTACCACCCCACCAAGGACCATCTTCAGGATCTTGGCCAATTAACCAGGCCTCAAAGTTGAGGCTCTACCCATCCTGCCATGGCTCCTTCTCTCAGCATCAGACCAATACagagagaacaggaaaaaaaaagtcgccTCTTCAAGAACACGCGGCTTCTTACCAACACCCAACCCCAATCCCCAGTTCTGTAAACTCAAcaaaggtgggggaggggggagagaaggCTGTGAGCACCCTGGGTATATCACTCCCACCTCTCCTAGGATCTCCATCCTTGCTCTCCTGGTTTGCTCGATCCTTCTGCTTCTTCTTACTAGTGGCCTCTTCCAGTCCTGGTGGCCCTCTCCTTGGGCCCGTAGCACTGGCCCCGCCAGACATCTTGAGCCGCTTGGTTGACAGCCAGAGTGCCCCAGGGTCGGCAACGGCGTCTGGGTCAGGGCTGCGGCGCTTCCTTCCTGGCCCAGCTATCTTGGCAACTCTTTGTGGCCAAATTCTCCAGCAAGGAACTGACAGCCTAATGAGAAAAGACCAGTGATCACTGCTAAGGCCCAACTATTTGCTCCTTGGCTGCAGCCAGGCCTCAGTAACCCAGGACACTCCTAACCCTACAGAGTAATACCTCCTGGCCACCTGAAATAGCCCTAGACTCCCTCAAGGTATTCTGAATGGAGAATAAATAATGCAGCAAGTATTACTAGTCAAGCCTCCCCATCGCCTGCCATAACAGACCCAGAAAGCTGGAAGCCTGGCCGACGAGGAACCAGGTCAAGGCGGCTATGGCCTGGGCCTAGGCTTCTCCACCACTCTGGAGAGAAGCCATGGCTCCAGCCCACAGGGCTGGTGCTCTGGGCAGGGTGCTCACTTTTCCTTCACTCTCACTGGCTGCTTAGTCACCACCCGAGAAGTaggaggtggaggaggaagaCAGGAAAGGAGGAGACAATCAAGCAGCAGGAGGATCAGGCTCTGTGGTTGAGAACAGGCCCAACCCAGGTGCTGCCGCTGCCCAGCCAAGGTCCTGTAGCCAAAGCGCTCCCACCTGCCTGCTAACACCTCCCACCCTTGCCAGAACCTGCTCCAGAACCTTGCCAGAACCTGTGCAatgctcagtttttttttcccgCCCAAGACAGGTTTCTCTCCCCATCCATTATGCCAAACAGTAAAGGGCCTGCAAAGGCTAGGCTGAAAAAGGTAAAAGAATCCAGATGCCACCCCACCCCTTCAGCACCATTCTTCTCCCAGGCAGGAAGGGGCATATGAGACTGGAACAGGCATCATCCCCTTGCTCCCAGGTCCCCTCACGCATCAGCTCAGAGCCACAAACACCTTCCACCCAGTTTCCCACAGAAGAGCCAGTGGATTCTGAGCCATTTCTCCATCCAAAACGGAATTCCTCAAAACCAGATACTGAGATGAGGGTAAGGATAAACCATGGATCTAGGACACCTGACAGCCTCAAGTCTGCCTGAGCCAGTAACAGGACAGAATGACTAATCTGTGCTCCCCAAGGTGTGTGCATGTTGCGGGGGAGGGGCAATCCTTCTTCTAGTCAGATGTGGTGCTGAAGGGCTGGACTGAATGACGGCCGGTTCAGAGCCAAGGGGTGAACACCTGCCGCCTCCTCACACCCAAAAAAGGTCCCGGCCAAAGGCCGCATCCCTCACGCATCCTCGGGGGGCATGGAGGCGGGGAAGGGGCCGTCCGGAGACCTGAGCCAGCCTCATGCGACCGCGCCGGGATACTGACCACAGAACAGTCCCTCGGCCGGACTGCGACCGACCTCCAGCCTCCGAACCCCGGGCCCATTACCACCTCCTGTAGGAAGCCGCCTTTGCTCGCCGCCAGCCCCCTTGGAGAAAGGAGGCCGGCCACGGGCGTAGCGTAACGGCCCCGCCGGCATCTGCGGGCCCGGCGCGCCCCGGGGCTCGAGGGGACGGGGCTGGCACGGCCCGTGACCTTGAACAGGCCTCCCCGGGCCCGCGCCGCGGCCTTCGCCGTTCCGGCCAGACGGGCGGCTGGCTGCCCGTCCCACTCACCGAGCAAGGCCGCCGCCACCAGCCCTCGTCGggccctggcaacctgctctcgGTTCCGGTTCCGGCGTTGGGTCGGTTCCGGTTCCGGCGCGCCCCTAGCCCGTCCCggcaccgccgccgccgcctcagtGGCTTGTTTTGTTTCGATTTATAGTTACGGCTGAGAGAGGTGGAGCGCCGAGCTGGTGACGAACTTCCGGCGGGAAAGGGACAGGCAGCTCCCGGCAGCTCCGGGGCGGGCCCGAGAGGAGGGGCCAGGGACAGGCCCCAAGTTCCACCCAGAGACCCCGCCTGTCCCAAATCAGACTCGAGACAACACAGAGGGGGTTCACACTGGTTTATTGGGGGCCCTGCCGGAGTGGGGGGAACTCTTCCATGCAAAGGCACAGTCTCGCGGGCGGGGCAGGGTACTAAGGTAGACCCTGGGCGGTGGTCACTGGCAAGTGTTGTAGATCTGGACCTGCAGATTGATGGCTTGAAGAACGCTGCGCATCCTGGCCTCCAGGCCGTCTAGCTGGGCCGCCTTGCCCTCCAGGGCCCGCTCATTCTCCTCATAGGTGCTTTCCAGCTCTAAGAGGGACGGGTCTTAGCAGAGGGGTCCCATTCCCACAGCCCCACATCTTGTATTCCCACCCACCCCACACCTCACCCTGCAGTCTCTGCAGCTTGTCCTGAGCGGCCTGCAGCAGACCCCAAGCCTCATCCCGCAGTTGCTCTGCCCGCACCTGGGCAGCCAGCACGCCCTGGGCCTTGCGTTCAGCCAGCACCCTCACCCTCTGGTACCGATCGCCCAGTGGGCCCTGTAGCAACTGTGGATACAGAAGACAGGGTCAGGGTGGTGGCCCAGTCTCCACCCACCCCCCCCAGGTCTTCCAGCTGGCTCTGCCCAAACCCACCTGCTCAGCCTCCTGGGCACGGCTCTGGGCACTGCCTGCTGTTTCTTCAGCCTGAGAGGCTGCCAGGCTATTCCCTGCCCGTTTCAGTTTTAGAGCCTCCAGGAGAGCATCCAGTTGCTGAGCTCGCTTGCCTGCAGAGCCTAGGGCTTGCTCTGTACCTGCCATCCTTTCCCGTACCTGCCATGGGTGGGCCCAAGATTAAACAGATCCACGGAGCATGCCCATAACCTAGCCCCACTGATGTCCCAGGGAGACCACACCTGGTGCAGGGTCTGCTCTGTGTCCCGTGTGTCAACTGCTGCCCCCCGTATGGCACCCTGGGCAGCACCCTGTGCCCTCCGGGTCTCCTCCAGGGCTGCCTGCACTGTCTCTGCCTTCTGTTTCTCACCTTCAGCCCGGGTCCTGGGGGAGAGAGGAAATGAGGGGCTACAGGTATCAGCACGAGGTGTCAGGAATGGGCGCAAAAATGAGGTCAGACCGTGCTCGGCGTGCATCCTGCAGTAGCCGCTCAGCCCGTCGCACATCTCCCACGGTACGTGCCAGGATCGTGTCCACATCTGCCAGGCTTCGGACCCGCTCTGCAATTTCCCCTGCCAGGTGCTGGATCTGATCGGGTGATGCTGGGATGGAGAGCTCAAGCACCCGTGTGGCCACCATTTCAATGCTGTCAGGATCAGCCCCCTCCTCTATGGGAACACAGGCAGGGACTTTTAGGGATACAGAATCTCCAGCGTAAGCATGGGGACACATCTTGGGGTGTGGACTCAGGGATTGCACATAGAGCATGGGTTTGCCAGTACACAGAGGGATGTAAACGCAGGATGAGTACTATGGGGCACAAATTCAGGGACATAGACATAAGGACCATATATGGGCAAGCATTCAGGGACCAGACATGGGGCCATAAACACAGGTCCAGTGCAGGTCCTGAGGCCCAAGTGTGGatccagagagagagacacaAACACAGGGGAAACAACCACATGGCCTGGGCCACATGGGGGGCTCACGGCTAAGGAAGTCCTTCACGCTCTGGATAAGTTCCCGCAGCTCCTGATTGGCCTGTTCCACCTGTCCTCGGGTGGCATTAGCCTTGTCTCGGGCCGCCTGGGCCCGCTGCTGTGCCTCACCAGCCTGCCGACGGGTCTCAGCCACCTGGCTGAGGATGCCACCACTTGCTGCCAGTGCCCGCTGCAGTTCTGCCTGCGTGTGCCGGGCCCGGACGAGGGCCAGGTCTGCCATGGCTGCTGCGCCGTTGCAGCTGAGGCCACCACAGCGGGGCTGCCCATCCTCATCCCGACAGCCGGCACCCCCGCAAGGGCTTGTAGAGCAGGGTGCATCCCCTGGGGCCCCACATACCTAACAGGCACAGAGTAAGTAAGGGCTGCGTGGAACGAACAGCTACACCCGCCTGTCCCACCCTAGACCTGCACCTCACCAGTTCATTTAGGCCTGTCAGGCTCAGGGCGTTGGTATGGGCAGAGAGCTCGCCCAGTGCCCGCTGGTTGGCTGCATGTTTTCGGTTAAAGTTTGCCCTCTGGGCACCCATCAGCACCTCTGCCTGGTGCCGGGTGTCTGCTGAGTTGCTTACAGGGCTGGGCACTGCCAGGGCTGAGGTGTTGGCACGACGTTCTGCCTCTGAGGACTGGCTGTGGGCATGGAGGATGCTGTCATAGGCACCTAAATTGGGCAGAGGCAGGCAGTCAGCTTGAGATCAACCCTGGTCTACCTGCCTAGCTGGCTAATAACTTACCCAGGAAGTTTGAATGCTTGAGTAGATCCAGATGCTGGCTGAGCTGCCGCAGCGTGAGATTAAGTGCAAGCCCGTCGCGCTCCAGCCCACTTAGTGCATGGTTGGCATTGAAGTTCTCATCCTGCACATCTGTCAGTTCTGCCTCTAGTTGGGTCAGGTGTTCAGTGGCCTCCCCAATTTCATGCCTGCACaaattggggggcgggggggcattaTTTAGAGAGGATTCAGTCCTGGTTCTTTGGGCTTCTGCCCCATCCCAGCACATATCCTCAGACCCATCCATACCGCAGCTCCTCTGTGGCCTCCACAAGCCGTGCAGTGGATGCAGCTGAAGTGTTCCGGGCACCCACGATGCCCTGCACGGTGCCCAGCTTCTCCTGTATGTTCCAGAAGCTGGTCTCAAAGGCGCCCAGCACACCCGTCTGCTGCAGCTCCCTCGCCCGCTGCTCTAGGTGCCGTGTACGGACAGCCAAGTCCTGCACCACGCGGTCCCAGTCCCCAAAGCATGCATGG is a window of Elephas maximus indicus isolate mEleMax1 chromosome 20, mEleMax1 primary haplotype, whole genome shotgun sequence DNA encoding:
- the USP19 gene encoding ubiquitin carboxyl-terminal hydrolase 19 isoform X4; protein product: MSGGASATGPRRGPPGLEEATSKKKQKDRANQESKDGDPRRVSSPREEQTKEELLLDWKQNADEVIVKLRVGAGALRLEEVDAAFTDTDCVVRLPDGRQWGGVFYAEIESSCTKVQARKGGLLQLALPKKVPLLTWPSLLKKPLGTQELVPGLWCQENGQELSPVALEPGPEPHRAKQEARNQKRAQGRGEVGAGAGPGTQAGPSAKRAVHLRRGPEGEAPRDGPGPRGDAPPFLAEPATQAGAEEQLRVPLLNQTCLLDSEESLALLAGEKAVSPRNDPVSPATARSRDTGKSDCSREEVAVAADDVTLVDGKDPESMVSLAFVKNDSYEKGPDSVVVHVYVKEICRDTSRVLFREQDFTLIFQTRDGNFLRLHTGCGPHTIFRWQVKLRNLIEPEQCTFCFTASRIDICLRKRQSQRWGGLEAPAARVGGAKVAVPTGPTPLDSTPPGGAPHPLTGQEEARAVEKEKPKARTEDTGLDGVAARNPVEHVAPKPEPHLASPKPTCMVPPMPHSPVSGDSVEEEEEEEKKVCLPGFTGLVNLGNTCFMNSVIQSLSNTRELRDFFHDRSFEAEINYNNPLGTGGRLAIGFAVLLRALWKGTHHAFQPSKLKAIVASKASQFTGYAQHDAQEFMAFLLDGLHEDLNRIQNKPYTETVDSDGRPDEVVAEEAWQRHKMRNDSFIVDLFQGQYKSKLVCPVCTKVSITFDPFLYLPVPLPQKQKVLPIFYFAREPHSKPIKFLVSVSKENSSASEVLDSLSQSVHVKPENLRLAEVIKNRFHRMFLPSHSLDTVSPSDMLLCFELLSPELAKERVVVLEVQQRPQVPSIPISKCAACQRKQQSEDEKLKRCTRCYRVGYCNQLCQKTHWPDHKGLCRPENIGYPFLVSVPASRLTYARLAQLLEGYARYSVSVFQPPFQPGRTALESQGPGCTSLLSTSSLEAGDSERDPIQPPELQLVTSVAEGDTGVPRVWSAPDRGPMPSTSGVSSEMLATGPVEIVSLPTGERVSRPEAAIPGYQHPSEAMSAHTPQFFIYKIDASNREQRLEDKGEAPLELGDDCSLALVWRNNERLQEFVLVASKELECAEDPGSAGEAARAGHFTLDQCLNLFTRPEVLAPEEAWYCPQCKQHREASKQLLLWRLPNVLIVQLKRFSFRSFIWRDKINDLVEFPVRNLDLSKFCIGQKEEQLPSYDLYAVINHYGGMIGGHYTACARLPNDRSSQRSDVGWRLFDDSTVTTVDESQVVTRYAYVLFYRRRNSPVERPPRAGHSEHHPDLGPTAEAAASQGLGPGQAPEAAPPRTAPERFAPPVDCPAPTYSNMEEVD